A window from Diachasmimorpha longicaudata isolate KC_UGA_2023 chromosome 5, iyDiaLong2, whole genome shotgun sequence encodes these proteins:
- the LOC135162783 gene encoding pre-mRNA-splicing factor RBM22 isoform X1 — translation MAMSKTTNTYNRQNWEDAEFPILCQTCLGDNPYIRMTKEKYGKECKICMRPFTVFRWCPGARMRFKKTEVCQTCSRLKNVCQTCLLDLEYGLPIQVRDAALKIKDDIPRSDVNKEYYVQNIDKEISNIDATSPAGAVGKSAAASDLLMKLARTSPYYKRNRPHICSFWVKGECKRGEECPYRHEKPTDPDDPLADQNIKDRYYGTNDPVADKLMRRAAAMPKLDPPEDKSITTLYIGNLGDVLTEKQLRDHFYQYGEIRSVTMVPRQQCAFIQYTQRNAAEAAAERTFNKLILGGRRLTIKWGRSQGRQTVSAAEATREILEPVPGLPGALPPPPETMGSNFFNLQATSGMMPPMMIPPPPVAPQFAMFPPQIATTAAAPIFPPGTAPIHYPSQDPSRMGASQGIGKPWPEE, via the exons ATGGCTATGTCAAAGACGACAAACACGTACAACAGACAAAATTGGGAGGATGcg GAATTTCCTATTTTGTGCCAAACGTGCCTCGGAGACAACCCTTACATTCGAATG ACGAAAGAAAAATACGGAAAAGAATGTAAAATCTGTATGCGGCCCTTTACAGTATTCCGTTGGTGTCCAGGAGCCCGCATGCGTTTCAAGAAGACCGAGGTCTGTCAGACGTGCAGTCGTCTCAAAAATGTCTGTCAAACATGTCTCCTGGACCTTGAATATGGTCTTCCCATCCAAGTACGTGACGCTGCCCTCAAGATCAAGGACGACATACCTCGATCGGACGTGAACAAAGAGTACTACGTCcaaaatattgacaaagaaATAAGTAACATCGATGCAACAAGTCCGGCAGGAGCAGTGGGAAAATCGGCAGCAGCTTCAGATCTTCTCATGAAGCTTGCAAGAACAAGTCCCTATTACAAGAGAAATCGCCCCCATATATGTTCATTCTGGGTGAAGGGCGAATGCAAGAGAGGCGAAGAATGCCCATATCGTCATGAGAAGCCAACGGATCCCGATGATCCGCTGGCAGATCAAAATATCAAGGACCGTTATTATGGTACTAACGATCCAGTTGCTGACAAGTTGATGAGAAGAGCAGCAGCAATGCCTAAGCTAGATCCACCTGAGGACAAATCAATTACCACTCTTTACATTGGCAATCTTGGTGATGTATTGACTGAAAAGCAACTGAGGGATCACTTCTATCAATATGGGGAAATCAGATCCGTGACGATGGTTCCACGACAGCAATGTGCATTCATACAATACACACAAAGAAATGCAGCTGAAGCTGCAGCTGAAAGGACCTTCAATAAGCTCATTCTCGGAGGTAGAAGATTGACGATCAAGTGGGGCAGATCTCAGGGACGCCAGACAGTTTCTGCTGCTGAAGCAACAAGAGAAATACTCGAGCCTGTTCCTGGACTACCAGGAGCTCTACCACCTCCTCCGGAGACAATGGgaagcaattttttcaatctccaAGCTACTTCTGGCATGATGCCCCCAATGATGataccaccaccaccagtgGCTCCTCAGTTTGCTATGTTTCCACCCCAAATTGCTACTACAGCTGCTGCTCCCATTTTCCCACCTGGCACTGCTCCCATTCATTATCCCAGTCAAGATCCTTCGAGAATGGGGGCCAGTCAAGGCATTGGGAAACCATGGCCTGAAGAGTAA
- the LOC135162783 gene encoding pre-mRNA-splicing factor RBM22 isoform X2 — translation MVHVSALIIPSITDTKEKYGKECKICMRPFTVFRWCPGARMRFKKTEVCQTCSRLKNVCQTCLLDLEYGLPIQVRDAALKIKDDIPRSDVNKEYYVQNIDKEISNIDATSPAGAVGKSAAASDLLMKLARTSPYYKRNRPHICSFWVKGECKRGEECPYRHEKPTDPDDPLADQNIKDRYYGTNDPVADKLMRRAAAMPKLDPPEDKSITTLYIGNLGDVLTEKQLRDHFYQYGEIRSVTMVPRQQCAFIQYTQRNAAEAAAERTFNKLILGGRRLTIKWGRSQGRQTVSAAEATREILEPVPGLPGALPPPPETMGSNFFNLQATSGMMPPMMIPPPPVAPQFAMFPPQIATTAAAPIFPPGTAPIHYPSQDPSRMGASQGIGKPWPEE, via the exons ATGGTACACGTCTCTGCTCTAATTATTCCTAGTATCACTGAC ACGAAAGAAAAATACGGAAAAGAATGTAAAATCTGTATGCGGCCCTTTACAGTATTCCGTTGGTGTCCAGGAGCCCGCATGCGTTTCAAGAAGACCGAGGTCTGTCAGACGTGCAGTCGTCTCAAAAATGTCTGTCAAACATGTCTCCTGGACCTTGAATATGGTCTTCCCATCCAAGTACGTGACGCTGCCCTCAAGATCAAGGACGACATACCTCGATCGGACGTGAACAAAGAGTACTACGTCcaaaatattgacaaagaaATAAGTAACATCGATGCAACAAGTCCGGCAGGAGCAGTGGGAAAATCGGCAGCAGCTTCAGATCTTCTCATGAAGCTTGCAAGAACAAGTCCCTATTACAAGAGAAATCGCCCCCATATATGTTCATTCTGGGTGAAGGGCGAATGCAAGAGAGGCGAAGAATGCCCATATCGTCATGAGAAGCCAACGGATCCCGATGATCCGCTGGCAGATCAAAATATCAAGGACCGTTATTATGGTACTAACGATCCAGTTGCTGACAAGTTGATGAGAAGAGCAGCAGCAATGCCTAAGCTAGATCCACCTGAGGACAAATCAATTACCACTCTTTACATTGGCAATCTTGGTGATGTATTGACTGAAAAGCAACTGAGGGATCACTTCTATCAATATGGGGAAATCAGATCCGTGACGATGGTTCCACGACAGCAATGTGCATTCATACAATACACACAAAGAAATGCAGCTGAAGCTGCAGCTGAAAGGACCTTCAATAAGCTCATTCTCGGAGGTAGAAGATTGACGATCAAGTGGGGCAGATCTCAGGGACGCCAGACAGTTTCTGCTGCTGAAGCAACAAGAGAAATACTCGAGCCTGTTCCTGGACTACCAGGAGCTCTACCACCTCCTCCGGAGACAATGGgaagcaattttttcaatctccaAGCTACTTCTGGCATGATGCCCCCAATGATGataccaccaccaccagtgGCTCCTCAGTTTGCTATGTTTCCACCCCAAATTGCTACTACAGCTGCTGCTCCCATTTTCCCACCTGGCACTGCTCCCATTCATTATCCCAGTCAAGATCCTTCGAGAATGGGGGCCAGTCAAGGCATTGGGAAACCATGGCCTGAAGAGTAA
- the LOC135162786 gene encoding uncharacterized protein LOC135162786 yields the protein MLPLTTRRHLSVAIVLLISSSGFASEKPRKCAGSGVELKYVWGDAMTDSPDCVGPNDTHYPVAAIARNLKNLWGNSRTARVYNHNNRVTDPEITRQALLHNYKVSRSEYTLGTSRNGRSYTPKETCGSPGRLCKTRYNTTAPMYGVSLTSGQPVTIVQKFPDLLQQVVFEVCESKECDVVHGECTQTYVPYLFLVIPLGPVTLTGQDYVLVESGCVCKPRNLVNSHQEVPTVPKL from the exons ATGCTACCATTAACG aCAAGGAGACACTTGAGTGTCGCGATAGTATTACTGATCAGCTCAAGTGGATTTGCTAGTGAAAAGCCGCGGAAATGCGCGGGCAGTGGCGTTGAACTCAAATACGTCTGGGGAGATGCAATGACAGATTCGCCTGATTGTGTCGGCCCTAATGACACCCACTATCCAGT TGCAGCAATAGCAAGAAACTTGAAAAATCTCTGGGGAAATAGTCGTACAGCTCGTGTTTACAATCATAACAACCGCGTTACAGACCCTGAAATAACGCGCCAAGCGCTCCTCCACAATTACAAAGTCTCAAGGAGTGAATATACCCTGGGTACATCACGAAACG GTCGAAGTTATACACCAAAGGAAACATGCGGATCACCAGGTCGACTGTGCAAGACGCGGTACAACACAACAGCACCGATGTACGGGGTCAGTCTGACTAGCGGTCAGCCGGTAACGATCGTACAAAAATTCCCCGACCTACTACAGCAGGTGGTCTTCGAAGTTTGCGA aTCCAAAGAATGTGATGTTGTTCATGGTGAATGCACGCAAACATACGTACCATACCTTTTCCTGGTGATTCCCCTGGGCCCAGTAACTCTGACAGGTCAAGACTACGTTCTCGTGGAGAGTGGATGTGTCTGCAAGCCCAGGAACTTGGTGAATTCCCACCAAGAAGTGCCCACTGTTCCCAAACTTTAA
- the LOC135162781 gene encoding serine/threonine-protein phosphatase 2A regulatory subunit B'' subunit beta-like: MYTRLMPEEMAATAKHEVRPKFPGDPGEEDIAAIAKQISDHAEAIYQTWKSRGLAPTEILNCHSNATAADKFGSALTPNISQKSKKFVEPLEAILTPDRPGNSRLASQDGETSLEKLVNNFVVEDRARQRSYLSKTLPSSIQFALDKFEKNSQAIQKPQIQVKPKIVPKPLILTSTTSETIETILPGEPMKRPLSVLLGSPGAKVQGNENLANSQGSGMTTWPLKNKLFSESTSTGCVASKSNQLATAYLDEVAREEERLINALKTGAIISEDTGIRQKPAIIKEKPKLTANGIVAEQGIHFLQQKQKIEERKNPKVLTNGQDSKEEGQVTRWGPRITSPRPRAEQVPHPELTSQQKQHIRAAAAAAAASDPQGIVNPVRPFLTRGSVAERVLIFEKCPSELLLDKRGPRLNVAGGRSPGGCEGVKTQSYVRERIQQQQSKALPPHTTLQRHVKANKNVRIPRFYFPGGKPTPLSQIEATIAKITEAFESLPGNRATRGQFHIISKACDLPIYWKVPLFLAAGGDKSTSIEMLNFLNFWRDVCKTHHDTASKFVRIITRGMRECILPEDLVCLIQDVVETHPGLTFLKEATEFHSRYVHTVIARIFYCVNRSWSGKISPSEVRKSNLLETIAILEHEEDINQVTCYFSYEHFYVIYCKFWELDRDHDLLIDKMDLTRHNDHALSTRLIERIFSGAVTRGGKGRQADDKMTYTEFVWFLLSEEDKNYPTAVEYWFRCMDLDGDGYLSMYELEYFYEEQLHRMEAIGMETLPFEDCLCQMLDMIHPEIPGKISLRDLKRCKMTSIFFDTFFNLEKYLDHEQRDPFASTSRDQDAEGHEMSDWDRFAADEYELLVAEESGNDQNDQMLYDPGMEEDAFSPNLDSITSDPNGPSKPRDCYGRDYKCGESKGQSYDSGDSDDYAESDN; the protein is encoded by the exons ATGTACACACGTCTGATGCCCGAGGAGATGGCAGCGACAGCTAAGCACGAGGTGCGTCCAAAATTTCCCGGTGATCCTGGTGAAGAGGACATAGCAGCAATAGCCAAACAAATAAGCGATCATGCTGAGGCTATCTACCAGACCTGGAAGAGTCGTGGTTTAGCCCCAACTGAGATATTGAATTGTCATAGTAATGCAACAGCAGCTGATAAATTTGGTAGTGCATTAACCCCAAATATATcgcaaaaaagtaaaaaatttgtGGAGCCACTGGAGGCTATTCTCACCCCAGACCGACCGGGAAATTCTCGTTTGGCATCTCAAGATGGGGAAACTAGTCTCGAAAAActtgtgaataattttgtggTGGAGGACAGGGCGAGACAACGTTCATATCTGTCTAAAACCCTTCCCTCATCCATTCAATTTGCCCTCGATAAATTCGAGAAGAATTCTCAGGCAATTCAGAAGCCTCAGATTCAGGTGAAGCCGAAAATTGTGCCGAAGCCTTTGATACTCACCTCAACAACTTCTGAGACTATTGAGACTATACTCCCTGGGGAGCCGATGAAACGTCCTCTCAGCGTTTTATTGGGATCACCAGGGGCCAAAGTCCAAGGGAATGAGAATCTGGCCAATAGCCAGGGCTCTGGCATGACCACGTGGCCACTAAAGAACAAATTATTCAGTGAATCGACGTCCACGGGCTGCGTCGCAAGCAAATCCAATCAATTGGCCACAGCTTATCTTGACGAAGTCGCTAGGGAAGAGGAGAGGCTAATTAATGCATTAAAAACGGGGGCTATTATCAGTGAGGATACTGGAATCAGGCAAAAGCCTGCTATTATCAAGGAGAAACCCAAATTGACAGCCAATGGAATTGTCGCTGAGCAGGGAATTCATTTTCTCCAGCAGAAGCAGAAAATTGAAGAGAGGAAGAATCCAAAAGTCCTGACAAATGGACAGGATAGTAAGGAGGAGGGACAGGTGACGAGATGGGGGCCCAGGATCACTTCACCACGGCCTAGGGCAGAGCAGGTGCCCCATCCTGAACTGACGAGCCAGCAGAAACAGCACATCAGGGCTGCAGCTGCGGCTGCTGCAGCTAGCGATCCCCAGGGAATTGTCAATCCTGTTCGGCCATTTCTCACGAGGGGGTCAGTCGCCGAGAGGGTTCTCATATTCGAGAAATGCCCCAGTGAACTCCTTCTCGATAAGAGGGGGCCGAGGCTTAATGTCGCCGGAGGAAGGAGTCCTGGGGGATGTGAAGGGGTGAAAACTCag TCGTACGTCAGAGAGCGAATTCAACAGCAGCAATCAAAAGCCCTACCTCCCCACACAACTCTTCAACGTCATGTTAAAGCTAATAAGAACGTTCGTATTCCAAGATTTTACTTTCCGGGTGGTAAACCAACGCCATTGTCGCAGATTGAAGCGACAATCGCCAAGATCACAGAGGCATTTGAGAGTTTGCCAGGTAATCGTGCAACACGAGGACAATTTCACATTATTTCAAAGGCATGCGATTTGCCAATATACTGGAAAGTACCTCTGTTCCTTGCTGCTGGGGGGGACAAGAGTACCAGCATTGAGATgctgaattttttgaatttctggaGGGACGTGTGCAAGACACATCATGACACTGCCAGTAAATTCGTGAGAATTATCACTAGGGGTATGAGGGAGTGCATCTTGCCCGAGGATTTGGTTTGTCTCATTCAAGATGTCGTCGAAACACATCCGGGACTGACATTCCTCAAAGAGGCCACAGAATTTCACTCGCGTTATGTTCATACG GTGATTGCCCGAATTTTCTACTGCGTAAATCGCAGTTGGAGTGGAAAAATTAGTCCCTCCGAGGTGCGGAAAAGTAACTTACTCGAGACAATAGCCATTCTTGAACACGAGGAGGATATAAATCAAGTGACTTGTTACTTCAGTTACGAGCACTTTTACgtaatttattgtaaattttggGAGCTCGATCGAGACCACGATCTTCTCATTGATAAAATGGATCTAACGAGGCATAATGATCACGCATTGTCGACAAGACTTATCGAAAGAATATTCAGTGGTGCTGTGACACGTGGTGGTAAGGGACGTCAGGCTGATGATAAGATGACGTACACAGAATTTGTCTGGTTTTTACTCAGCGAGGAGGACAAAAATTATCCAACAGCTGTTGAGTACTGGTTCAGATGTATGGATCTCGATGGTGATGGATATTTGTCCATGTATGAACTTGAATACTTTTATGAGGAACAGCTGCACAGAATGGAGGCCATTGGAATGGAAACTCTACCATTTGAGGACTGTTTGTGTCAAATGCTGGATATGATTCATCCGGAGATACCTGGAAAAATATCGCTGAGGGATCTCAAAAGATGCAAGATGACATCAATTTTCTTTGATACTTTTTTCAATCTTGAGAAATATCTCGATCATGAGCAGAGGGATCCTTTTGCATCGACTAGTCGAGATCAGGATGCTGAGGGGCacgag ATGTCAGATTGGGACAGATTTGCTGCTGATGAGTATGAACTTTTGGTGGCGGAAGAGAGCGGAAACGACCAAAATGATCAAAT gcTGTATGACCCAGGAATGGAGGAAGACGCCTTTTCACCCAATTTGGATAGTATTACCTCTGACCCTAATGGGCCCAGCAAACCACGTGATTGTTATGGGAGGGATTACAAGTGTGGTGAGTCCAAAGGACAAAGTTACGATAGTGGTGACAGCGATGATTACGCAGAGAGTGACAACTGA